The segment GTTCTGCCTGAGCACAGCCCCCACATCTTCCAGGGCTGTGTCGGTGTTTTTCTGGATTTGCCCTCGGGTGCCCCAGAACACCCCCAGGGCGGCCAGGGCCAGCAGCAGCGAGGTGAGCAGTGCATAGGTGAGGGTGAGGCGCAGCCGGAGGTTCATCCTTCTCCCAGACGGTACCCCACGCCCCGGAGGGTGTCGATCACCCCTTCACCGGTTTTTTTCCTGAGGGTGGAGATGTACACATCAATGACTTTGGGTTCAATGCTGGATTCTCCAGCCCAGATGCGGTCCAGGATGTCGGATCGGGAAAACACCCGACCGGGGTGGTGGGCAAACAGGGACATGAGCTGGTATTCCCTGTGGGTGAGGTTCACCTGCAAAGCATCCCGAACCGCCTGGTGCCGGGTGAGGTCCAGTTTCCAGCCTGCTGCCAGAGGGAGCAGGTTATGGGCCTGTCCTGCCCCTCTGCGCAAGAGGACCTGCAGGCGGGCGATGAGTTCCCGGTGCTGGAAGGGCTTGGTGAGGTAATCGTCCCCGCCAAGTTGCAAGCCCCTGACCCGGTCATCCAGGGCACCTCGGGCGGTCAGGTACAGGATCGGGGTTTGCACCCCCTCCAGTCGCAGCTGTTCTCCAAGGTGAAATCCAGCCTCTGGTCCTTCTGGAAGCATCACGTCCAGCACGAGCAGTGCATAAGGGTAAAGGGGAAGCAGGTGGAGGGCTTCAGTGGCACCTCCAGCAACATCACAGGTGTAACCTTCTTCGGTGAGCGTGTCGACCAGCAGCCGCTGGATGCCCGGGTCATCTTCCACAATCAGAATGCGCATGAAAGACCCAGAGCAAAGAGAGGGGGGCAAAAAAGACACAGCATGTCTTACAGCATGCCGCACCCTGGTTAATTCTCGGTATAGTCCTGGCGAGATGCAGCTGAAAGGATGCTCCAGCACCGCTCAGAGATCAAAACAAGGGGTTAAATCCAGTGGCCAGAAGCCTGTTGCTGGGTGGTTGCCACAGAAACATCCAGGTGGGGACGGGAGACAGGCATGCGGTTTGCAACCAGCAACACCAGTCCTCCGATCATGCCTCCAC is part of the Deinococcus roseus genome and harbors:
- a CDS encoding response regulator transcription factor, which translates into the protein MRILIVEDDPGIQRLLVDTLTEEGYTCDVAGGATEALHLLPLYPYALLVLDVMLPEGPEAGFHLGEQLRLEGVQTPILYLTARGALDDRVRGLQLGGDDYLTKPFQHRELIARLQVLLRRGAGQAHNLLPLAAGWKLDLTRHQAVRDALQVNLTHREYQLMSLFAHHPGRVFSRSDILDRIWAGESSIEPKVIDVYISTLRKKTGEGVIDTLRGVGYRLGEG